CCGATGGAGAGATCGCCGTCTTCCGTCCCCGAACAGCGCATCTTCGTGGATTTTGTTCCTTTAGATCGAGTGGTTTCATCAAATGAAGCAGAGTTCTTTGTCGTTGAACTCCCAGGCAATGCATGCATTATACTCCTTTTATCTGTTCTTCAAGTACGTACTTGGTCATCTTTCGATCTCCTTAATTCTACGCGCAGGTTTTAGGAAGGAGCATATCAGTATCCGCATCAACGACTTCGGCAACCTGAAGATCACCGGAGAACGCCCACTGGTCGGAAACCGATGGAGCCGCTTCGTCAAGGAGTTCCAAGTGCCGGATCACTGTAACGCCAGCGAGATCAAGGCCGCGCTTGAGAACGGCCTCCTCCGGATCGAACTTCCGAACTTCGCCGGAGGCAACCGGCAAGACCGGAAGCTTCGCCGGAGGCGAGAGATGATGGCCGGGAAAGTGGTCTGCGCCAGAGGACCGAGTCGAGAACGACGGAGCCCGTTGGAAGCATCGGTCAGCCATTaatggaagaaaagaagaagacggAAGAGAAGCGCGAAGAAATGGCAGAAACGGGAAAGAAATTGCAATGTGAATTCCGCAGCCGCAGCAGGATCACGATCATTGGAATTCTGGTCATCGCGGCCTTGGTGGGAACAGGAATCTATGTGTGTATTATAAACCGATCGagagaatgaaaaattaaaattaaattactttTATCGAATGTAATTTGATTGAACAGAAAGGACGTCGAGAATAAGAAGGTAATTGTGTTCTTGTTAAATTACGAGACCTAATAAATTTGTAATGCCTTAGAACTCTTAgatagaaaa
The genomic region above belongs to Zingiber officinale cultivar Zhangliang chromosome 11A, Zo_v1.1, whole genome shotgun sequence and contains:
- the LOC122031626 gene encoding inactive protein RESTRICTED TEV MOVEMENT 2-like, with product MERSPSSVPEQRIFVDFVPLDRVVSSNEAEFFVVELPGFRKEHISIRINDFGNLKITGERPLVGNRWSRFVKEFQVPDHCNASEIKAALENGLLRIELPNFAGGNRQDRKLRRRREMMAGKVVCARGPSRERRSPLEASVSH